In Cydia amplana chromosome 2, ilCydAmpl1.1, whole genome shotgun sequence, the following proteins share a genomic window:
- the LOC134662199 gene encoding checkpoint protein HUS1 isoform X1, whose translation MKFRAVMVDAGPMREFTNIVSTISKLSKECVARIADDQLYFIVSDENSGPAPPILWCEIPQAMFFTEYQMVGLDEDHKDIYLEFTSANLARSLLTLKSAKTLKMKLTKKQCPCLTLEIEVPSSTSQQTRQVTHDIPVKVIPRKSWSDFQEPKIPKPDISLELPALKQLRTTIDRMRTMAAEVMIRASAEGRLTLQIKTDTSKVSTRFKDLRVEAFEGPIEHSDSETETQANEDMSHICYCRVDAKKLSMFLSADQISHNRTVCSIVHKKLVILCLQTEENVKLQCFITGIVF comes from the exons ATGAAGTTTCGAGCAGTGATGGTAGATGCTGGTCCAATGCGAGAATTTACAA ACATAGTTAGCACAATATCAAAGCTTTCTAAGGAATGTGTTGCGAGAATAGCCGATGATCAACTTTATTTCATTGTCAGCGATGAAAATAGTGGCCCCGCGCCACCAATATTATGGTGTGAAATTCCACAAGCTATGTTTTTTACTGAATACCAAATGGTGGGTTTAGATGAAGATCACAAGGATATATACTTAGAATTCACTTCTG CAAACTTAGCACGGTCTCTGCTAACCTTAAAAAGTGCAAAGACTTTAAAAATGAAACTGACGAAGAAGCAATGCCCGTGCCTAACATTAGAAATTGAAGTG CCATCGTCAACATCACAGCAGACGCGCCAAGTCACACACGACATACCTGTCAAGGTCATCCCAAGGAAATCATGGTCAGATTTCCAAGAACCAAAGATACCCAAACCAGAT ATATCATTAGAACTGCCAGCGCTCAAGCAGCTGCGAACCACAATAGACCGCATGAGGACTATGGCTGCTGAGGTGATGATCCGAGCCTCTGCCGAGGGCCGACTGACATTGCAGATTAAGACTGACACTAGCAAAGTGTCCACTAGATTCAAGGACTTGAGGGTGGAAGCGTTTGAGG gtCCAATAGAGCACTCGGACTCTGAAACAGAAACGCAGGCAAACGAAGACATGTCCCACATCTGCTATTGCCGTGTAGATGCTAAGAAATTATCCATGTTCCTGAGTGCAGATCAAATCTCACATAACAGGACCGTGTGCAGTATAGTCCATAAGAAATTAGTAATACTATGTCTGCAGACAGAAGAAAATGTGAAGTTGCAGTGCTTTATTACTGGTATTGTATTCTAA
- the LOC134662199 gene encoding checkpoint protein HUS1 isoform X2: MKFRAVMVDAGPMREFTNIVSTISKLSKECVARIADDQLYFIVSDENSGPAPPILWCEIPQAMFFTEYQMPSSTSQQTRQVTHDIPVKVIPRKSWSDFQEPKIPKPDISLELPALKQLRTTIDRMRTMAAEVMIRASAEGRLTLQIKTDTSKVSTRFKDLRVEAFEGPIEHSDSETETQANEDMSHICYCRVDAKKLSMFLSADQISHNRTVCSIVHKKLVILCLQTEENVKLQCFITGIVF; the protein is encoded by the exons ATGAAGTTTCGAGCAGTGATGGTAGATGCTGGTCCAATGCGAGAATTTACAA ACATAGTTAGCACAATATCAAAGCTTTCTAAGGAATGTGTTGCGAGAATAGCCGATGATCAACTTTATTTCATTGTCAGCGATGAAAATAGTGGCCCCGCGCCACCAATATTATGGTGTGAAATTCCACAAGCTATGTTTTTTACTGAATACCAAATG CCATCGTCAACATCACAGCAGACGCGCCAAGTCACACACGACATACCTGTCAAGGTCATCCCAAGGAAATCATGGTCAGATTTCCAAGAACCAAAGATACCCAAACCAGAT ATATCATTAGAACTGCCAGCGCTCAAGCAGCTGCGAACCACAATAGACCGCATGAGGACTATGGCTGCTGAGGTGATGATCCGAGCCTCTGCCGAGGGCCGACTGACATTGCAGATTAAGACTGACACTAGCAAAGTGTCCACTAGATTCAAGGACTTGAGGGTGGAAGCGTTTGAGG gtCCAATAGAGCACTCGGACTCTGAAACAGAAACGCAGGCAAACGAAGACATGTCCCACATCTGCTATTGCCGTGTAGATGCTAAGAAATTATCCATGTTCCTGAGTGCAGATCAAATCTCACATAACAGGACCGTGTGCAGTATAGTCCATAAGAAATTAGTAATACTATGTCTGCAGACAGAAGAAAATGTGAAGTTGCAGTGCTTTATTACTGGTATTGTATTCTAA